The following proteins are co-located in the Vigna unguiculata cultivar IT97K-499-35 chromosome 9, ASM411807v1, whole genome shotgun sequence genome:
- the LOC114163288 gene encoding UDP-rhamnose/UDP-galactose transporter 6-like yields MSSISKGDRKASLDAASWLFNVVTSVGIILVNKALMATYGFSFATTLTGLHFATTTLLTLILKSLGYIQTSHLPLSDIIKFVLFANFSIVGMNVSLMWNSVGFYQIAKLSMIPVSCFLEVVLDNVRYSRDTKLSIVLVLLGVAVCTVTDVSVNAKGFIAALIAVWSTALQQYYVHYLQRKYSIGSFNLLGHTAPAQAGSLLLVGPFLDYWLTGKRVDAYGYGLTSTLFIILSCTIAVGTNLSQFICIGRFTAVSFQVLGHMKTILVLILGFIFFGKEGLNLHVVLGMIVAIAGMVWYGNASSKPGGKERRSFSLPKTQDYSSLPVSSEPDTKA; encoded by the exons ATGTCTTCTATAAGCAAGGGTGATCGGAAGGCTTCTCTTGATGCAGCATCATGGTTGTTCAATGTGGTCACCTCTGTGGGAATAATCCTCGTGAATAAGGCCCTGATGGCTACATATGGTTTTAGTTTTG CTACTACTTTAACTGGTCTGCATTTTGCCACGACAACTTTGTTGACACTCATTCTTAAATCGCTGGGATATATCCAGACCTCTCATCTTCCATTATCtgatataatcaaatttgtctTATTTGCAAATTTCTCCATCGTTGGGATGAATGTGAGTTTAATGTGGAATTCTGTTGGTTTTTATCAG ATTGCTAAGCTGAGCATGATTCCAGTATCCTGTTTTCTGGAGGTTGTCTTGGACAATGTACGATATTCAAGGGACACAAAGCTTAGTATTGTTTTGGTTTTGCTTGGTGTTGCTGTCTGTACAGTCACCGATGTCAGTGTTAATGCAAAAGGTTTTATTGCTGCTTTGATAGCAGTTTGGAGCACAGCCCTGCAACAGTAT TATGTGCATTATCTTCAGAGGAAGTATTCTATTGGATCATTTAACTTGTTGGGCCACACAGCACCAGCACAGGCAGGAAGTTTACTGCTAGTAGGCCCCTTTCTTGACTATTGGTTGACAGGCAAACGAGTTGATGCTTACGGATATGGCTTGACATCCACT TTGTTCATCATTCTGTCTTGCACCATTGCAGTAGGGACAAACCTCAGTCAGTTCATCTGCATCGGTAGGTTCACGGCTGTATCATTCCAAGTCCTTGGTCACATGAAGACTATTTTGGTCCTAATCCTGGGATTCATTTTCTTTGGAAAAGAGGGTCTTAATCTACATGTTGTTCTGGGTATGATCGTTGCAATAGCAGGTATGGTCTGGTATGGCAATGCTTCTTCTAAGCCAGGGGGGAAAGAGCGTCGTAGCTTTTCCCTTCCCAAAACACAAGATTATAGTTCACTACCTGTGTCCTCTGAACCAGACACGAAGGCatag